A genomic region of Raphanus sativus cultivar WK10039 chromosome 6, ASM80110v3, whole genome shotgun sequence contains the following coding sequences:
- the LOC108830780 gene encoding calcium uniporter protein 3, mitochondrial, with amino-acid sequence MSSKKTLVRNLFNTSKTYSRISGVTRMRPPTKPGTTPDAGDSGIRRRFLHKRAFSLPEIVPRGGNLMEKLRELSLSNNRLRLDEMLPAPTPEKTSPGSFPAVTVDDVKKLMRAAEMEKVKSKLRETGKNWVPLPEFVRLCGENSSDPEQGNRVANMLDEAGNVIVLGNFVCLKPEELTSAVAGLIPTNEPTGDPATRQEFEQLEIIKSDIDKRADDMVRRELRAGLGFVVAQTIGFFRLTFWELSWDVMEPICYYVSSTYFMAGYAFFIRTAKEPTFQGFYKSRFQTKQKRLIEMLDFDIDRFTKLQKMHRPDFTKSGRF; translated from the exons ATGTCCTCGAAGAAAACACTTGTTCGAAATCTCTTCAACACTTCCAAAACATATTCCCGGATCTCGGGTGTTACCCGAATGCGTCCTCCGACCAAACCCGGGACTACTCCTGACGCCGGAGATTCTGGAATCCGCCGGAGATTTCTCCACAAGAGGGCCTTTTCCTTGCCGGAGATTGTTCCAAGAGGGGGTAATCTGATGGAGAAACTCAGGGAGCTGAGTTTATCGAACAATCGGCTTCGCCTTGATGAGATGTTACCGGCGCCGACGCCGGAGAAAACATCTCCGGGAAGTTTTCCGGCGGTTACGGTGGATGACGTGAAGAAGCTTATGAGAGCAGCGGAAATGGAGAAGGTGAAATCGAAGCTGAGAGAGACTGGAAAAAACTGGGTTCCGTTGCCGGAGTTTGTCCGATTATGCGGAGAAAACAGTTCGGATCCTGAACAAGGTAACCGGGTCGCGAATATGCTCGACGAAGCTGGAAACGTCATCGTTTTGGGAAATTTCGTCTGCCTTAAACCCGAAGAG CTAACAAGCGCCGTGGCTGGTCTTATTCCGACAAATGAACCTACTGGCGACCCCGCGACAAGACAAGAGTTCGAACAACTTGAGATTATAAAATCAGATATCGACAAAAGAGCGGACGATATGGTACGGCGAGAATTAAGGGCTGGACTAGGCTTTGTTGTGGCCCAAACGATAGGATTTTTCAGGTTGACGTTTTGGGAACTGTCATGGGACGTGATGGAGCCCATATGCTACTACGTAAGTTCGACGTATTTCATGGCTGGTTATGCCTTCTTCATCCGAACCGCAAAGGAACCTACCTTCCAAGGGTTTTACAAAAGCCGGTTCCAGACCAAGCAGAAACGGTTGATTGAAATGCTTGATTTCGATATCGACCGCTTTACCAAGCTACAGAAGATGCATCGTCCAGACTTTACTAAATCTGGTCGTTTTTGA